The Seriola aureovittata isolate HTS-2021-v1 ecotype China chromosome 12, ASM2101889v1, whole genome shotgun sequence genome window below encodes:
- the LOC130178311 gene encoding nuclear factor 7, brain-like → MASRLEQDLCCPICHGIFNDPVILSCRHSFCKDCLQSWWTDRVAHDCPICRKRSSMEFPLCNIVLRNLCETFLQERDHGSSEALCSLHSEKLRLFCLDHQQPVCLVCRDSETHSDHRFRPIDEAAPQHKKELEETLGPLKEKLNALNEVKVEFDQTAEHIKVQARHTETQIKEQFKKLHQFLEEEEEARMAALREEEEQKSQVMKEKMEALSREIAALSDTVRATEDELRAEDVSFLLSYKAAVDRVQQRPLLEDHQLGSGALVDQAKHLGNLTFNIWNKMKDLVSYSPVVLGPNSADPELILSEDLTSVRCGERQKLPDNPERRRCCRCSVLGSEGFDAGTHSWDVEVGDSTDWELGVFSESVRRKGHLWTGLWTVGFSDGKYKAHSTLHPSSVFLLKKKPQRIRVSLDWEAGKLSFCDPDTDAHVHTFTDTFSDRVFPYIWNVKNVTLKILPVSVSVAVDQQS, encoded by the coding sequence ATGGCTTCCAGATTAGAGCAGGATCTCTGCTGTCCCATCTGCCATGGAATCTTCAATGATCCTGTCATCCTGTCATGTCGCCACAGCTTCTGTAaagactgtctgcagagctggtgGACGGACAGAGTGGCTCACGATTGTCCAATTTGCAGGAAGAGATCTTCAATGGAATTCCCTCTGTGTAATATTGTGTTAAGGAACCTGTGTGAGACCTTCTTACAGGAGAGAGATCATGGATCTTCAGAggctctctgcagtctgcactctgAGAAACTCAGACTCTTCTGTCTGGACCATCAGCAGCCAGTGTGTCTCGTctgcagagactcagagacacacagcgaCCACAGATTCAGACCCATCGATGAAGCTGCTCCACAACACAAGAAGGAACTTGAAGAAACTCTGGGGCCCTTAAAGGAGAAGTTAAATGCTCTTAATGAAGTTAAAGTGGAGTTtgatcaaacagcagaacacattaAGGTCCAGGCCCgacacacagagacgcagatcaaggagcagtttaagaagcttcaccagtttctagaagaggaagaggaggccaggatGGCTGcactgagggaggaagaggagcagaagagtcaggtgatgaaggagaagatggaggctctgagcagagagatagcagctctttcagacacagtcagagccacagaggacgagctgagagctgaagacgTCTCATTCCTGCTCAGCTacaaggctgcagtggacagagtccagcagcgccccctgctggaggaTCACCAGCTGGGCTCAGGAGCTCTGGTAGACCAGGCCAAACATCTGGGCAACCtgaccttcaacatctggaacaagATGAAGGACCTGGTCTCCTACAGTCCTGTGGTTCTGGGCCCAAACTCTGCTGATCCAGAACTAATCCTGTCTGAGGATCTGACCAGTGTGAgatgtggagagagacagaagcttcctgacaatccagagaggaggaggtgctgtCGCTGCTCTGTCCTGGGCTCTGAAGGCTTCGACGCTGGGACTCACAGCTGGGACGTCGAGGTTGGAGACAGCACAGACTGGGAACTGGGTGTGTTCTCAGAGTCTGTCAGGAGGAAAGGACACTTGTGGACCGGGTTGTGGACAGTAGGTTTCTCTGATGGTAAATACAAAGCTCACTCCACTTTACATCCATCCAGTGTTTTCCTACTGAAGAAGAAGCCCCAGAGGATCAGAGTGAGTCTGGACTGGGAGGCCGGAAAATTGTCTTTTTGTGATCCCGACACTGACGCACATGTACACACCTTCACCGACACTTTCAGTGACAGAGTGTTTCCGTACATTtggaatgtgaaaaatgtcacctTGAAGATTTTACCAGTCTCCGTCTCTGTGGCTGTAGATCAGCAGAGTTAA
- the cldn15la gene encoding claudin 15-like a — protein MSTAMEGVGFIMCIISWLVTGAALANDYWKISTVSGSVIISQRQFENLWHACAENSAGIAECRDFESLLALPEYVQACRALMIVSLLLGLASMIVSLLGLKCIRIGSATDQSKAKIAITGGALSIFAGLCCLTACSWYAYRVVQDFNNPFYGGVKFELGTGLFMGWGGASLSILGGGFLCTACKRASPGGKKGGYHGNQPQKVYTATAKSDPDSRAYV, from the exons ATGTCGACGGCTATGGAAGGGGTCGGATTCATCATGTGCATCATCAGCTGGCTGGTCACCGGAGCTGCACTGGCCAACGACTACTGGAAGATTTCCACCGTGTCCGGCAGCGTCATCATCTCCCAGAGGCAGTTTGAGAACTTGTGGCACGCCTGTGCCGAAAACAGCGCCGGCATCGCCGAGTGTCGGGACTTTGAGTCGCTGCTTGCCCTCCCCG AATACGTGCAGGCGTGTCGCGCTCTGATGAtcgtctctctgctgctcgGCCTCGCCTCCATGATCGTGTCTCTGCTCGGACTCAAGTGCATCAGGATCGGCTCGGCCACCGACCAGTCCAAGGCCAAGATCGCCATCACCGGAGGGGCCCTGAGCATCTTCGCTG GTCTGTGCTGCTTGACAGCTTGTTCCTGGTACGCCTACAGAGTCGTTCAGGACTTCAACAACCCATTCTACGGCGGTGTGAA gtTCGAGCTGGGTACTGGTCTCTTCATGGGATGGGGCGGAGCCTCTCTGTCCATCCTGGGTGGAGGTTTTCTCTGCACTGCATGTAAAAGAGCGTCACCTGGTGGCAAGAAAGG AGGTTACCATGGAAACCAACCGCAGAAGGTCTACACTGCTACAGCAAAGTCGGATCCAGACTCCAGAGCTTAcgtctga